Proteins from a genomic interval of Microbacterium imperiale:
- a CDS encoding dicarboxylate/amino acid:cation symporter: protein MKRALKNPALQIGLAAILGIVFGLIVGEWAGNLKFVGDIFIRLIQMAIVPLVMSSVIVATGALSGSGMGKLAARTFSWMIAFSAVAAVVAWGIGVVLQPGAGIDFSGGVDPALEDAAAESTGWQQTIVNFVSTNIFDAMSTANMVPIIVFSLLFGAALNVYVTTSGNRVVLDFFEQIQQVVLTMIRFVMIIAPVGVFCLLANLAGTVGFDVVIGGLAYLSSTLLGVVILLVLFVLVVWMRTRVNVGLLPGKLSQQTMIAITTTSSAVTYPTVLKTAIERVGIGRSVANFTLSVGLTMGSYGAVLNYVIVIMFLAQAGGVALDPATVVLGMALAVLVNMGTITVPGGFPVVAMFLATSLGLPFEALGLLIAVDWFAGIFRTFLNVNGDTLVAMLVAEGSDDLDRDVYNARTSRTDASERPALQTADAAD, encoded by the coding sequence GTGAAGAGAGCACTGAAGAACCCCGCGCTGCAGATCGGCCTGGCCGCGATCCTCGGCATCGTGTTCGGACTGATCGTCGGCGAGTGGGCGGGCAACCTCAAGTTCGTGGGCGACATCTTCATCCGACTCATCCAGATGGCGATCGTGCCCCTCGTGATGTCGTCGGTCATCGTGGCGACCGGCGCCCTGAGCGGTTCGGGCATGGGCAAGCTCGCGGCGCGCACCTTCAGCTGGATGATCGCGTTCTCGGCCGTCGCCGCGGTCGTGGCGTGGGGCATCGGTGTGGTGCTGCAGCCGGGCGCCGGCATCGACTTCTCGGGCGGCGTCGATCCTGCGCTCGAGGATGCCGCTGCGGAGTCGACCGGGTGGCAGCAGACGATCGTCAACTTCGTCTCGACCAACATCTTCGACGCGATGTCGACCGCGAACATGGTGCCGATCATCGTGTTCTCGCTGCTGTTCGGCGCGGCCCTCAACGTGTACGTCACCACCAGCGGCAACCGCGTGGTCCTCGACTTCTTCGAGCAGATCCAGCAGGTCGTGCTGACGATGATCCGCTTCGTCATGATCATCGCTCCCGTCGGCGTCTTCTGCCTGCTCGCGAACCTCGCCGGCACGGTCGGCTTCGACGTCGTGATCGGCGGGCTCGCGTATCTGTCGTCGACGCTGCTCGGGGTCGTCATCCTGCTCGTCCTGTTCGTGCTCGTCGTGTGGATGCGCACGCGGGTGAACGTCGGACTGCTGCCCGGCAAGCTGTCGCAGCAGACGATGATCGCCATCACCACGACGAGCTCGGCGGTGACCTACCCGACGGTGCTGAAGACCGCGATTGAGAGGGTCGGCATCGGGCGCAGCGTGGCCAACTTCACCCTCTCGGTGGGCCTGACCATGGGCTCGTACGGGGCGGTGCTCAACTACGTGATCGTCATCATGTTCCTGGCGCAGGCCGGCGGCGTCGCGCTCGACCCCGCAACCGTCGTGCTCGGGATGGCGCTGGCGGTGCTGGTGAACATGGGCACGATCACCGTGCCCGGAGGCTTCCCGGTCGTGGCCATGTTCCTGGCGACCTCGCTCGGGCTGCCTTTCGAGGCGCTCGGACTCCTCATCGCCGTCGACTGGTTCGCGGGCATCTTCCGCACCTTCCTCAACGTCAACGGCGACACGCTCGTGGCGATGCTCGTCGCCGAAGGAAGCGACGACCTCGACCGCGACGTCTACAACGCCCGGACGTCGCGCACCGACGCCAGCGAGCGCCCCGCGCTCCAGACGGCCGACGCGGCGGACTGA
- a CDS encoding YoaK family protein, whose product MARNRTPRDAESTRQAVALSTLMILTFVTGVVDAVGYLALDRVFVGNMTGNIVILGMAVAGGDDLPILGPAIALAAFTVAAFAAGLFLRTRRKEWGGAVTGLLIAGAVVIAALGVAFLIPDAADSEALILTASTLTAAAMGMQAAVARSLAVADMTTVVVTSTLTSLASESLVDGGIRGFWNRRLGAIVLIFLGALAGAALLVFGPGVPLLLAALLTVVVVVIGHRRLFTPARREPVVA is encoded by the coding sequence GTGGCCCGCAACCGCACACCCCGTGACGCCGAGTCGACCCGGCAGGCAGTCGCGCTCTCCACTCTGATGATCCTCACGTTCGTGACCGGCGTCGTCGACGCCGTCGGCTACCTCGCCCTCGACCGGGTGTTCGTCGGCAACATGACCGGCAACATCGTCATCCTCGGCATGGCGGTCGCGGGCGGAGACGACCTGCCGATTCTCGGTCCCGCGATCGCGCTCGCGGCCTTCACCGTCGCCGCCTTCGCGGCAGGGCTGTTCCTGCGCACACGACGCAAGGAGTGGGGAGGCGCCGTGACGGGCCTGCTCATCGCCGGGGCGGTGGTGATCGCGGCGCTCGGTGTGGCGTTTCTGATCCCGGATGCCGCCGACTCCGAGGCCCTCATCCTCACCGCCTCGACGCTGACGGCGGCAGCGATGGGCATGCAGGCGGCGGTGGCGCGCAGTCTCGCCGTCGCCGACATGACCACGGTCGTCGTGACCTCGACGCTCACCTCGCTCGCGAGCGAATCGCTCGTCGACGGCGGCATCCGCGGGTTCTGGAACCGGCGGCTCGGGGCGATCGTCCTCATCTTCCTCGGCGCGCTCGCGGGAGCCGCCCTCCTGGTGTTCGGCCCGGGGGTGCCGCTGCTGCTGGCGGCGCTCCTCACCGTCGTCGTCGTGGTGATCGGCCACCGGCGGCTGTTCACCCCGGCCCGGCGCGAGCCGGTCGTCGCATGA
- a CDS encoding FadR/GntR family transcriptional regulator — MTDPAGVALGPLPRTHALVADDVARHLERLIVTGDLPAGAALPPERTLAQTLGVSRNALREALTRLAGIGLIERRQGSGNRVSRTIPLAATLAGRMQDVEAEFRNSAEFRAVIEPQLVRLAATRVDDAQLAALRALVDEAGASIAAGAAEGSAGLDVAFHTAIAQATANPLLAALGDLTASWTVEARVFSHLDDDGRRLSHEGHARILAALVARDPDAAEYAMRIHLAEVREIIERARGTAAAAGDD, encoded by the coding sequence GTGACCGATCCCGCCGGGGTGGCCCTGGGCCCCCTCCCTCGCACCCACGCCCTCGTCGCCGATGACGTCGCGCGTCACCTCGAGCGGCTCATCGTGACCGGCGACCTGCCCGCGGGGGCTGCACTGCCCCCCGAGCGCACGCTCGCGCAGACGCTCGGGGTGTCGCGCAACGCGCTGCGCGAGGCACTCACCCGACTCGCAGGCATCGGCCTCATCGAACGCCGTCAGGGCAGCGGCAACCGCGTCAGCCGCACGATCCCGCTCGCCGCGACTCTTGCCGGCCGCATGCAGGACGTCGAGGCCGAGTTCCGCAACTCGGCGGAGTTCCGCGCCGTCATCGAGCCGCAACTCGTGCGCCTCGCCGCGACGCGCGTCGACGACGCGCAACTGGCCGCACTTCGCGCCCTCGTCGACGAAGCGGGTGCCAGCATCGCCGCCGGGGCCGCGGAAGGCTCCGCCGGCCTGGATGTCGCCTTCCACACCGCCATCGCGCAGGCCACCGCCAACCCGTTGCTCGCCGCCCTCGGCGATCTCACCGCGTCGTGGACGGTCGAAGCCCGCGTGTTCTCGCACCTCGACGACGACGGTCGCCGCCTCTCGCATGAGGGTCACGCCCGCATCCTCGCCGCCCTCGTGGCGCGCGATCCCGACGCGGCCGAGTACGCCATGCGCATACACCTCGCCGAGGTGCGCGAGATCATCGAGCGGGCCCGAGGCACCGCCGCAGCCGCCGGCGACGACTGA